The Pieris rapae chromosome 1, ilPieRapa1.1, whole genome shotgun sequence genome contains the following window.
GAGAAATAAACCATCCGATATTTATGAGTTTTGTGCGGACCACGTCCAGAAACTGCTGCAGATCCGAGATGACGACAGACGTGAGTGCCgtgttataatgttttaaatttaatttactttgtgAACTTTGAAGTTACTGTATCTTTTTAGAGCGAAAAAAACCCACGTCTTTGGAACAGAAAATAGCAAAAGCTCAGAATATAATAAGGGAAAGAGCTAAACAGCGGCGCAAATGTtacgaaaaaaattatcaaacatttCTAGAAGACAACGAGACGCGGCCAGCTCCCGACGTTGTGAATGATGATACGGAAGATGCGTCGGTTGCGAAACGCGAGATGGTTCAGGATAATCTCCCCGCATATACGTCTCGTCGAGAAGAAATAACTCGGgaattatttgataataatataacatatccGAACATTGTGTCTGGCGAATGTCGTGAGCGCCAACTTGAAAATAGTAAttccaaaaataatacatttaatgaaaatgaatgTACGTCAGATGTCTCCGGAAACCAATTAATCAAAGGTGCGGTAGTTGTAAGCCCTACCGTTATTGAAAACGCAAACGTTTTAGATGAAGAATTTTGTTCAACAGATGTAAAAATTCATCATAACTTGACGAGTCCAGATTATAGCGCGTCGTCAGGAACCATTGAAAATATTGAGTTGGAACCAAAAATACCTAAA
Protein-coding sequences here:
- the LOC110997483 gene encoding uncharacterized protein LOC110997483 isoform X3 — encoded protein: MNNRRSRVYTAPVPKMPPGLLKLMEGLSEDVLRNKPSDIYEFCADHVQKLLQIRDDDRQRKKPTSLEQKIAKAQNIIRERAKQRRKCYEKNYQTFLEDNETRPAPDVVNDDTEDASVAKREMVQDNLPAYTSRREEITRELFDNNITYPNIVSGECRERQLENSNSKNNTFNENECTSDVSGNQLIKGAVVVSPTVIENANVLDEEFCSTDVKIHHNLTSPDYSASSGTIENIELEPKIPKEFPLSPDDAGSAREDNFEGVNFSEEAEKIRVCDEEDAASNVLGAHHQMDLETAAITIQKVFRTFLFKSKTTSLDDATNVDINLFIKENDLEVNRTIVI